From one Culex quinquefasciatus strain JHB chromosome 3, VPISU_Cqui_1.0_pri_paternal, whole genome shotgun sequence genomic stretch:
- the LOC119769688 gene encoding proteasome subunit alpha type-2-like — MASERYSFSLTTFSPSGKLVQIEYALAAVSAGAPSVGIKASNGVVIATENKQKSILYDEHSVHKVEMVTNHIGMIYSGMGPDYRLLVKQAHKIAQNYFLTYREPIPTSQLVQKIATVMQEYTQSGGVRPFGVSLLICGWDEDRPYLFQCNPSGAYFAWMATAMGKNAINGKTLLEKRYSEDLELDDAVHTAILTLKEGFEGQMNADNIEVGICDANGFRRLDPSDVKDYLANIP; from the coding sequence ATGGCCTCCGAACGGTACAGCTTCTCGCTGACCACTTTCAGCCCTTCCGGGAAGCTGGTCCAGATCGAGTATGCTCTGGCCGCGGTATCGGCCGGCGCGCCGTCGGTCGGTATTAAGGCCTCTAACGGGGTCGTGATCGCGACGGAGAACAAGCAGAAGTCGATCCTGTACGACGAGCACAGCGTCCACAAGGTCGAGATGGTCACGAACCACATCGGAATGATCTACTCCGGAATGGGACCGGACTATCGGCTGCTGGTCAAGCAGGCCCACAAGATTGCCCAGAACTACTTCCTGACGTACCGCGAGCCGATTCCGACGTCGCAGCTAGTGCAGAAGATCGCCACCGTGATGCAGGAGTACACCCAGTCGGGTGGCGTTCGTCCGTTCGGGGTTTCGCTGCTGATTTGCGGCTGGGACGAGGACCGTCCGTATCTGTTCCAGTGCAATCCGTCTGGGGCGTACTTTGCCTGGATGGCCACCGCCATGGGCAAGAACGCCATCAACGGTAAGACCTTACTGGAGAAGCGCTACAGCGAGGACCTGGAGCTGGACGATGCCGTCCACACGGCGATCCTGACGCTCAAGGAGGGCTTCGAGGGCCAGATGAACGCGGACAACATCGAGGTGGGAATCTGTGATGCGAACGGGTTTCGCCGGCTGGACCCGTCCGACGTCAAGGACTATCTAGCCAACATCCCGTAA